Proteins from a genomic interval of Chroococcidiopsis thermalis PCC 7203:
- a CDS encoding type II toxin-antitoxin system RelE/ParE family toxin, which translates to MNRFRLSQQAEQDLEDIWVYLARQNELLADKQIAQILDRFPMLSQFPDMGKQRNNLLPGLRSFPVQPYIVFYTKIADGIEIVRVLHQFRDIDSQLS; encoded by the coding sequence GTGAATCGCTTCCGTCTTTCACAACAGGCAGAACAAGACTTGGAAGATATCTGGGTTTATCTAGCACGACAGAATGAACTTTTAGCGGACAAACAGATTGCCCAAATATTAGACCGATTCCCTATGTTATCTCAATTTCCTGATATGGGTAAACAGCGTAACAATTTACTCCCTGGACTTCGGAGCTTTCCCGTTCAGCCCTACATCGTTTTTTATACTAAAATTGCGGATGGCATCGAAATTGTTAGAGTCTTGCACCAATTTAGAGATATTGACAGCCAGTTGTCGTAA
- a CDS encoding reverse transcriptase family protein, with product MVVKHQATIPRLTEGSIEQLRKRGLPECNTDEEIALAMGISVEKLHFLAGDRSISSTSLYSRFQISKKTGAARTITAPTPELKAAQRWILKHILDKIEIHDAAHGFCRDRSIVTNATPHVGRDVIVKLDLQNFFQLITYKRVKELFHGFGYSETAATIFGLICTIATTNNSNKTSCKNIEKRHLPEGAPTSPAISNLVCDRLDTHLTKLANNLGFRYTRYADDLTFSCYGAAHKVDKLIQESKSIVTQESFTVNSDKTQVLSKSVQQIVTGIVVNQQLNLSRKTLKAFRATLYQIEREGLSGKKWGNSNNLIATITGFANYVAMVNPSKGAEFLASVERIKQKCDRS from the coding sequence ATGGTTGTTAAACATCAAGCTACTATTCCACGCTTAACTGAAGGTAGTATCGAACAGTTACGCAAGAGAGGATTACCTGAATGCAACACTGATGAAGAAATAGCATTAGCAATGGGAATCAGCGTCGAAAAGCTGCATTTTTTAGCTGGCGATCGCTCTATATCTTCTACTTCACTTTATTCCCGCTTTCAGATTTCCAAAAAAACAGGTGCAGCGAGAACAATTACTGCACCAACGCCCGAACTAAAAGCTGCTCAAAGATGGATTTTAAAGCATATTTTAGATAAGATAGAAATTCACGATGCAGCTCATGGTTTTTGTCGCGATCGCTCTATTGTTACCAATGCCACACCGCATGTAGGTAGAGATGTAATAGTAAAACTCGATCTACAAAACTTTTTTCAATTAATTACATATAAACGTGTCAAAGAATTATTTCATGGTTTTGGTTATTCTGAAACTGCGGCAACAATTTTTGGATTAATCTGTACGATCGCGACAACAAATAATAGTAATAAAACGAGCTGTAAAAATATAGAAAAACGTCACTTACCTGAAGGTGCGCCAACCAGCCCTGCTATTTCAAATCTGGTTTGCGATCGCCTCGATACGCATTTAACTAAACTTGCCAATAATCTTGGATTTCGCTATACACGTTATGCCGACGATCTAACATTTTCTTGTTATGGAGCAGCTCATAAAGTAGATAAATTAATTCAAGAAAGTAAATCGATCGTTACTCAAGAAAGCTTTACAGTTAATTCTGATAAAACTCAAGTTTTAAGCAAATCTGTACAACAAATAGTCACGGGTATTGTGGTAAACCAACAATTAAATCTATCTCGAAAAACGTTGAAAGCTTTCCGAGCTACTTTGTATCAAATCGAACGAGAAGGTTTATCAGGTAAAAAATGGGGGAATTCAAATAATTTAATTGCTACAATTACTGGGTTTGCTAACTACGTAGCAATGGTTAACCCCAGCAAAGGCGCAGAATTTTTAGCATCAGTAGAACGGATTAAACAGAAATGCGATCGCTCCTAA
- a CDS encoding slipin family protein has protein sequence MWKTFYIKPNEIGILYYRSDFKKILQPGTYTYLGRHWQVKTYDLNQPEVKIENLELLLRTHEAELQEHLLIIRTAFNQAALVRCGQTWISVMPNQLRAFWRGFIEVESHIFNLEESLELPAEFVQQLRGLAINGLKKFQISEYEIGLLYVQNNFIRPLEQGEYAFWTVNRDVALRTLSRIVPNPDFPLEDVMIEQHPEFVSAYCEVVQLQDRQVAIVRYLGKVIAILPPTSRKLFWRGVELEMIDISSNAKLSPNLVAELLAGSKEVLLLSHNSLHVREVPAQHVGLLYVNQEFQALLEPGIHAWWLYGRSFQTEVIDMRLQNIEVSGQDILSKDKVPLRLNLTAGFRIQDPLRAKNGLSDISSFLYKELQFALRAAVGEQTLDALLENKGAIDRSVAEYIRSKTADYGIEVDSVGVKDIILPGEIKTILSKVVEAEKAAQANVVRRREETAATRSMLNTAKVMEDNPVALRLKELEVLERIAEKIDRIQVNGSLDSILTELIQINRQ, from the coding sequence ATGTGGAAAACCTTTTACATCAAGCCTAACGAAATCGGAATTTTATATTACCGCAGCGATTTTAAGAAGATTTTACAGCCAGGAACTTACACTTATTTGGGTCGCCACTGGCAAGTCAAAACTTATGACTTGAACCAGCCAGAAGTTAAGATTGAAAATTTAGAATTATTGCTCAGAACCCACGAAGCCGAATTACAAGAGCATCTATTAATTATTAGAACAGCATTTAACCAAGCTGCTTTAGTACGCTGCGGTCAAACCTGGATAAGTGTCATGCCAAATCAACTACGTGCTTTTTGGCGTGGCTTTATTGAGGTAGAATCTCATATTTTCAATTTAGAAGAAAGTCTAGAATTACCTGCTGAATTTGTTCAGCAATTGCGCGGACTTGCCATAAACGGATTGAAAAAATTCCAAATTTCAGAGTATGAAATTGGCTTGCTATACGTTCAAAATAACTTTATTAGACCTCTAGAACAAGGGGAATATGCTTTTTGGACTGTAAATCGGGATGTTGCACTAAGAACTCTCAGCCGGATCGTACCTAACCCAGACTTTCCACTAGAAGATGTAATGATTGAACAACATCCTGAGTTTGTTTCAGCCTATTGCGAAGTCGTACAATTACAAGATCGACAAGTAGCAATTGTCCGGTATTTGGGTAAAGTTATTGCTATTTTGCCACCTACAAGCCGCAAGTTATTTTGGCGCGGTGTGGAATTGGAAATGATCGATATTAGTAGCAATGCTAAATTATCGCCTAATTTAGTAGCAGAATTGTTGGCAGGTTCTAAAGAAGTTCTATTACTAAGCCATAACAGTTTGCACGTTCGAGAAGTACCCGCGCAGCACGTTGGTTTATTGTATGTAAATCAAGAATTTCAAGCTTTACTAGAGCCAGGAATACATGCTTGGTGGTTGTATGGACGCTCCTTTCAAACTGAAGTGATTGACATGCGTTTGCAAAATATCGAGGTATCCGGTCAAGATATTCTATCAAAAGATAAAGTTCCTCTACGCTTGAACTTAACTGCTGGTTTTCGCATTCAAGATCCGCTGAGAGCAAAAAATGGTTTATCAGATATTTCTAGTTTCTTGTATAAAGAATTACAGTTTGCTTTACGTGCAGCAGTTGGCGAACAAACTTTGGATGCACTATTAGAAAATAAAGGTGCGATCGATCGCAGTGTTGCTGAATACATTCGTAGCAAAACCGCAGACTATGGAATTGAAGTTGATTCTGTCGGGGTGAAAGATATAATTTTACCTGGCGAGATTAAGACAATATTGAGCAAGGTAGTAGAAGCGGAAAAAGCTGCTCAAGCAAACGTAGTTAGACGCAGAGAAGAAACCGCAGCTACTCGCAGTATGTTAAATACTGCAAAAGTGATGGAAGATAACCCTGTTGCTTTGCGTTTGAAAGAATTGGAGGTATTAGAACGAATTGCAGAAAAGATCGATCGCATTCAAGTTAATGGCAGTTTAGATAGTATTTTGACCGAATTAATTCAGATTAATCGGCAATAA
- a CDS encoding lysylphosphatidylglycerol synthase transmembrane domain-containing protein, with protein sequence MKTKPILLIKIIVSAGILALVLTRMDLYQVWVQFQYLSPSFIIFALLFYTGCQLLSCWRWQVVLWSSGHSAPMSSLLSSYFAGMFLNIFLPGALGGDVYRVYRVAQSTKDSEVALVSVFLERFTGLAALSGLAVIGLVPAFKLIGRWDILLLFAACVGSLVGAVLLIASPKLLIWAEPWLIKFRLSSVAARFAKIQILLRTFAQHRQALLLSMGLSLLLQLAIVYYHYLVAHQLKIPISYLELLVFIPIIVVVTLLPISLGGIGLKEGLWAYLFSRIGLSVEQALLLSLTITVLGWMLSLPGAVVLLLDSTGFQQVRQGNK encoded by the coding sequence ATGAAGACAAAACCAATATTGTTAATCAAAATTATTGTTAGCGCAGGAATACTAGCTTTAGTATTAACTCGGATGGATTTGTATCAAGTCTGGGTACAATTTCAGTACCTATCTCCATCTTTTATTATCTTTGCTTTGCTATTCTACACGGGTTGTCAACTGCTGAGTTGTTGGCGTTGGCAAGTTGTTTTGTGGTCTAGCGGACATTCTGCACCAATGAGTAGTTTACTCAGTAGTTATTTCGCTGGAATGTTTTTGAATATTTTCCTCCCAGGCGCACTAGGCGGAGATGTCTATCGAGTTTATCGAGTCGCGCAATCGACTAAAGATTCAGAAGTAGCACTTGTATCTGTTTTTCTAGAAAGATTTACCGGACTTGCTGCCCTTTCTGGGTTAGCAGTCATTGGCTTAGTGCCTGCTTTTAAATTGATTGGACGCTGGGATATTCTGCTCTTATTTGCAGCTTGTGTTGGTTCGCTAGTCGGAGCAGTTTTACTGATAGCCAGCCCAAAGTTATTAATTTGGGCAGAACCTTGGCTCATCAAGTTTCGGCTGAGTTCAGTAGCGGCTCGGTTTGCAAAAATTCAAATTCTCTTACGCACATTTGCCCAACATCGCCAAGCTTTGTTGTTATCAATGGGACTGTCACTTTTACTACAGTTAGCTATAGTTTATTATCATTACTTAGTTGCCCATCAGTTAAAAATTCCAATTTCTTATTTGGAACTCTTAGTTTTTATTCCAATAATTGTAGTAGTAACTTTACTACCGATATCTTTAGGCGGAATTGGACTAAAAGAAGGATTATGGGCTTATTTATTTAGTCGGATTGGTCTTTCAGTAGAACAAGCTCTATTGTTGTCTCTCACAATTACAGTTTTGGGTTGGATGTTAAGTTTGCCTGGAGCAGTTGTTTTACTGTTGGACTCTACAGGTTTTCAGCAAGTTAGACAAGGGAATAAATAG